A window from Salinigranum halophilum encodes these proteins:
- the pstB gene encoding phosphate ABC transporter ATP-binding protein PstB, producing MSETRQSQKASGTDSESGQPLQTVAGETEEQARPEWVDYEFDGEAKLTAEDLDVYYGDDHALKGVSMEIPENSVTALIGPSGCGKSTFLRCLNRMNDRIKSARIDGSVRLEGEEIYQDGVNLVELRKRVGMVFQSPNPFPKSIRDNISYGPRKHGDIEKGFLARLLGRSDEEAEAELVERCLTDAALWSEVKDRLDDNALGLSGGQQQRLCIARALATDPEVLLMDEPASALDPIATSKIEDLIHQLSEDYTVVIVTHNMQQAARISDQTAVFLTGGELVEFDDTDKIFEDPESQRVEDYISGKFG from the coding sequence ATGAGTGAAACACGACAATCACAGAAGGCGAGCGGCACCGACAGCGAGAGCGGCCAACCCCTGCAGACGGTTGCAGGCGAAACCGAAGAACAGGCCAGGCCGGAGTGGGTCGACTACGAGTTCGACGGCGAGGCGAAACTCACCGCCGAGGACCTCGACGTCTACTACGGCGACGACCACGCGCTCAAAGGCGTCTCGATGGAGATCCCCGAGAACAGCGTCACCGCACTCATCGGTCCCTCGGGGTGTGGGAAGTCGACGTTCCTCCGGTGTCTCAACCGGATGAACGACCGCATCAAGTCCGCACGCATCGACGGTTCCGTCCGACTGGAGGGAGAGGAGATATACCAGGACGGCGTGAACCTCGTCGAGTTGCGAAAGCGCGTCGGCATGGTGTTCCAGTCGCCGAACCCGTTCCCGAAGAGCATCCGTGACAACATCTCGTACGGACCGCGCAAGCACGGCGACATCGAGAAAGGCTTTCTCGCGCGGCTACTCGGTCGGAGCGACGAGGAGGCGGAAGCCGAACTCGTCGAACGCTGTCTCACCGACGCCGCGCTGTGGAGCGAGGTCAAAGACCGCCTCGACGACAACGCGCTCGGTCTCTCGGGTGGCCAGCAACAGCGGCTCTGTATCGCACGGGCGCTGGCGACCGACCCCGAGGTGTTGCTGATGGACGAGCCCGCGTCCGCACTGGACCCCATCGCCACCTCGAAAATCGAAGACCTCATCCACCAGCTCTCGGAGGACTACACGGTCGTCATCGTGACGCACAACATGCAGCAGGCGGCGCGGATCTCCGACCAGACGGCGGTGTTCCTCACCGGGGGCGAACTCGTCGAGTTCGACGATACGGACAAGATCTTCGAAGACCCCGAGAGTCAGCGCGTCGAAGACTACATCAGCGGCAAGTTCGGGTGA
- a CDS encoding coiled-coil domain-containing protein produces MSHEDREPAPNSLAGRSLDDAVDAVVNRDESHDPDEVRRVLSSVTEDGVVSTDAADDAVAHLSKVVSTPETRTELAAIALADAKEAAEPVAHLDVVQARLDQYQTRLDELEAYVPDLGEELQAVAADDGDLYERAVRIQRLTTAANRTQGAADELQVDLEEFERWLSNQTVRYDEFADELDALEGSIEELTARAEEVASVLETATETHVTLNEDPMASWVDVSLRHRALGLLFDDLRAELETLREWPNTESTDGATDLQARLADLRTRWETTGDRLAAVGSDEARYTDFLEAFENDLDAYEPPIDWREVQSTLDDYRERVDGLA; encoded by the coding sequence ATGAGTCACGAGGACCGCGAGCCTGCGCCGAACTCACTCGCCGGCCGCTCGCTGGACGATGCTGTCGACGCCGTCGTGAACCGAGACGAGTCACACGACCCCGACGAGGTCCGTCGGGTACTCTCGTCGGTCACCGAGGACGGGGTCGTCTCGACCGACGCGGCCGACGACGCGGTTGCTCACCTCTCGAAGGTCGTCTCGACGCCAGAGACGCGGACCGAACTGGCGGCCATCGCGCTCGCGGATGCGAAGGAGGCCGCCGAACCGGTCGCCCACCTCGACGTCGTGCAGGCGCGACTCGACCAGTACCAGACGCGACTCGACGAACTGGAGGCGTACGTCCCCGACCTCGGCGAGGAACTCCAGGCCGTCGCCGCCGACGATGGGGACCTCTACGAACGCGCCGTGCGAATCCAGCGGCTCACCACGGCCGCCAACCGCACACAGGGGGCCGCCGACGAACTCCAGGTCGACCTCGAGGAGTTCGAGCGCTGGCTCTCGAACCAGACGGTTCGGTACGACGAGTTCGCCGACGAACTCGACGCGCTCGAAGGGTCCATCGAAGAACTCACCGCCCGGGCCGAGGAGGTCGCATCGGTTCTGGAGACGGCCACCGAGACGCACGTGACGCTGAACGAAGACCCCATGGCGTCCTGGGTGGACGTCAGCCTCCGTCACCGGGCGCTCGGACTCCTCTTCGACGACCTCCGTGCGGAACTCGAGACGCTCCGCGAGTGGCCCAACACCGAGTCCACCGACGGTGCGACCGACTTACAGGCGCGGCTCGCCGACCTCAGAACGCGGTGGGAGACGACCGGCGACCGCCTCGCGGCGGTCGGCTCGGACGAAGCCAGATACACTGACTTCCTCGAGGCCTTCGAGAACGACCTCGACGCGTACGAACCGCCGATCGACTGGCGCGAGGTGCAGTCGACGCTCGACGACTACCGCGAGCGTGTCGACGGGCTCGCGTAA
- the phoU gene encoding phosphate signaling complex protein PhoU, which yields MARQAYQSRLQGLRDEVLYMGELVAEQLRTGFDALEGKDDELAQAVIDGDEEINGLYLELEKECIDLIALQQPVAGDLRFIASSFKIITDLERIGDLATNLGGYALQAERDAYPEVDIRRIGDATLEMLERALEAYANEDVDGCYDIADRDDEVDAMCQVASQTVVRSLLEADSLEQDVDETFQDVSRLFLTIRDLERVGDHAVNIAARTLYMVEQNDELLY from the coding sequence ATGGCTCGACAAGCGTATCAGTCCCGCCTCCAGGGACTCCGCGACGAGGTGCTCTACATGGGCGAACTCGTCGCCGAACAGCTCCGGACGGGGTTCGACGCCCTCGAAGGGAAGGACGACGAGTTGGCACAGGCGGTCATCGACGGCGACGAGGAGATCAACGGACTCTACCTCGAACTCGAGAAGGAGTGTATCGACCTCATCGCGCTCCAACAGCCCGTCGCCGGCGACCTCCGCTTCATCGCGTCGTCGTTCAAAATCATCACCGACCTCGAACGCATCGGCGACCTCGCGACCAACCTCGGCGGCTACGCCCTCCAGGCCGAGCGCGATGCCTACCCCGAGGTCGACATCCGACGCATCGGCGACGCGACGCTCGAGATGCTCGAGCGGGCGCTCGAAGCGTACGCCAACGAGGACGTCGACGGCTGTTACGACATCGCCGACCGCGACGACGAGGTCGACGCGATGTGTCAGGTGGCGAGTCAGACCGTCGTGCGCTCGCTCCTCGAAGCCGACTCGTTGGAACAGGACGTCGACGAGACGTTCCAGGACGTCTCTCGGCTCTTCCTCACGATTCGCGACCTCGAGCGTGTCGGCGACCACGCCGTCAACATCGCCGCCCGCACACTCTACATGGTCGAGCAGAACGACGAACTGCTGTACTGA
- a CDS encoding PstS family phosphate ABC transporter substrate-binding protein — MTDEGNRLSDLVSRRNFIATTGAVGAAGLAGCSGQSGDGGGGTEASSGGESESTESSGESMEGSTESSSSSGSSSSLLTAEGSSTVYPISNKGSSYWNSNAPPSDGEYWGSNSESTVPGWSEIETDMLIADYFASQFGFEPTEQRSSPPFPTTVGLSHSGTGCEAVVEGLVDIGNSSGPITAELDWSDEEANSTVVDNVVGRDGQPVVVSSDVADAGVDQLTGEQIRAIFQGEVSNWSELEGIDYDQEIFVIGRAEGSGTDTSFRLNMLGDADAPMDVDTRQGQNQQVAQLVQQNEGAIAYMALAFTSESVQPIAIDFEGTVYEPDRDAENTIFDSSYPLNRDLHMYTLIEEDNPGGGGRDLREAAFINMFLTQFGQSVFVEQNNYIPLPTSDLEEFKSQLEELKQ, encoded by the coding sequence ATGACGGACGAGGGTAATCGTCTGAGCGACCTGGTATCGCGGCGGAACTTCATCGCAACGACTGGCGCGGTCGGCGCAGCCGGTCTCGCGGGATGCAGCGGGCAGTCGGGCGACGGGGGCGGGGGAACCGAAGCGAGCAGCGGCGGCGAGAGCGAATCGACCGAGAGCAGCGGCGAGTCGATGGAAGGTTCGACGGAGTCGAGTTCGAGTTCGGGCTCCTCGAGCTCGCTCCTCACCGCCGAGGGGTCCTCGACGGTCTACCCCATCTCGAACAAGGGGAGTTCGTACTGGAACTCCAACGCGCCGCCGTCGGACGGCGAGTACTGGGGCTCCAACTCGGAGAGCACGGTCCCCGGCTGGAGCGAAATCGAGACCGACATGCTCATCGCCGACTACTTCGCGAGCCAGTTCGGCTTCGAGCCGACCGAGCAGCGCTCGTCGCCGCCGTTCCCGACGACGGTCGGCCTGAGCCACTCGGGGACGGGCTGTGAGGCCGTCGTCGAGGGTCTCGTCGACATCGGTAACTCCTCCGGCCCCATCACGGCCGAGCTCGACTGGTCGGACGAAGAGGCCAACAGCACGGTCGTCGACAACGTCGTCGGCCGCGACGGCCAGCCGGTCGTCGTCAGTTCCGACGTCGCCGACGCCGGCGTCGACCAGCTCACGGGCGAGCAGATCCGCGCAATCTTCCAGGGCGAGGTCTCGAACTGGAGCGAGCTCGAGGGCATCGACTACGACCAAGAGATCTTCGTGATCGGTCGTGCCGAGGGCTCCGGGACGGACACGTCGTTCCGCCTCAACATGCTCGGCGACGCCGACGCGCCGATGGACGTCGACACCCGTCAGGGCCAGAACCAGCAGGTCGCCCAGCTCGTCCAGCAGAACGAGGGTGCCATCGCGTACATGGCGCTTGCGTTCACGAGCGAGTCGGTCCAGCCCATCGCGATCGACTTCGAGGGCACGGTGTACGAGCCGGACCGAGACGCGGAGAACACCATCTTCGACTCCAGCTACCCGCTCAACCGCGACCTCCACATGTACACGCTCATCGAGGAGGACAACCCCGGTGGCGGCGGCCGCGACCTGCGCGAGGCGGCGTTCATCAACATGTTCCTGACGCAGTTCGGACAGTCCGTCTTCGTCGAGCAGAACAACTACATCCCGCTCCCGACGAGCGACCTCGAGGAGTTCAAGAGCCAGCTCGAGGAGCTGAAGCAGTAA
- a CDS encoding AbrB/MazE/SpoVT family DNA-binding domain-containing protein codes for METRKLQQVGGGTYTVSIPKEWATARGLEAGTPVNLYSHLDGSIVVRSRAKDSDGLSTITVEVDGGREQVARALSAAQAVGFERVTLTAGEPFDAETCRAVRSLVRQFVGTELVDEQEGELTVRNLLDASDVSVRQSVVQLQYVALSVHEQATGSFVDADAGAYDRLCERETETDRLCGMVVRHFSRALVSLAEVDRVETSRPELFEYYETARRLRRVARNGVTIARAGRRLTEPLPETVAAELDVLSNTARGIVEGASNAVLEGRDTDRVHEILDTGTEARATLEAFEDALVADRSEMSASTTRDVVAVARCLDALRRTLDHGDAIGDVALQAAMRDDRL; via the coding sequence ATGGAGACGCGAAAGCTCCAGCAGGTCGGCGGCGGGACGTACACGGTCTCGATTCCGAAGGAGTGGGCGACCGCCCGCGGCCTCGAGGCGGGGACCCCTGTCAACCTCTACAGCCACCTCGACGGCTCGATCGTCGTCCGGAGCCGCGCGAAAGACAGCGACGGGCTCTCGACCATCACCGTCGAGGTCGACGGCGGGAGAGAACAGGTCGCGCGTGCCCTCAGCGCGGCGCAGGCCGTCGGCTTCGAGCGGGTGACGCTCACCGCCGGAGAGCCGTTCGACGCCGAGACGTGTCGGGCGGTCCGGTCGCTCGTCCGCCAGTTCGTCGGGACCGAACTGGTCGACGAACAGGAGGGCGAACTGACCGTCCGGAACCTGCTCGACGCCTCCGACGTCTCGGTCCGACAATCCGTCGTCCAACTCCAGTACGTCGCCCTCTCCGTCCACGAGCAGGCCACGGGGTCGTTCGTCGACGCCGACGCGGGAGCGTACGACCGGCTGTGCGAACGCGAGACCGAGACCGACCGACTCTGTGGGATGGTGGTCCGGCACTTCAGTCGCGCGCTCGTCTCGCTGGCGGAAGTCGACCGGGTCGAGACGAGTCGTCCCGAACTGTTCGAGTATTACGAGACCGCCCGGCGGCTCAGGCGAGTCGCACGAAACGGCGTCACCATCGCCCGCGCGGGTCGACGGCTGACGGAGCCGCTCCCCGAGACGGTCGCCGCCGAACTCGACGTCCTCTCGAACACCGCGCGGGGAATCGTCGAGGGCGCCTCGAACGCGGTCCTCGAGGGCCGCGACACCGACAGGGTCCACGAGATACTCGACACCGGTACGGAGGCGCGGGCGACCCTGGAGGCGTTCGAGGACGCACTGGTCGCCGACCGAAGCGAGATGTCGGCGAGCACCACGAGGGACGTCGTCGCGGTCGCACGGTGTCTCGACGCCCTCCGCAGAACGCTCGACCACGGGGACGCCATCGGCGACGTCGCCCTGCAGGCGGCGATGCGCGACGACCGGCTGTGA
- the pstC gene encoding phosphate ABC transporter permease subunit PstC encodes MTSVTDGERTGLQTKVRRQLTRVEDFVDDTSTGALVTITVIALSLLAAFVGFLLVSSLTVAPFAVFVGSSVYGWFRYQEETALILTLTTTISTLLILGLIIVFIFLEAIPVVQYESATVFGVSVPGLRLFIETRWDAVSDPIRYSMAPMIHGTVLVTVIATAVAAPLGVSAALFLSEIAPPVVRELVKPGVEILAGIPSIVYGFIGFTVLSPWASQQFDLTGQGTYLFVGIVVGLMALPTVVSVAEDALSSVPESMKSGSLAVGTTDWQTMTSITIPAAFSGVSAAVLLGVGRAIGETMAATVMLRGVPRLTEPLVNVFYGQETLTSLIARNYGEADGLQMDALFVAGVILFVTVLFISIGAQYIEWRMRRKLGGEV; translated from the coding sequence ATGACCTCAGTCACGGATGGAGAACGGACCGGCTTACAGACGAAAGTGCGGCGCCAACTCACTCGAGTCGAAGACTTCGTCGACGACACGTCGACAGGGGCGCTCGTCACCATCACGGTAATCGCGCTGTCACTGCTCGCGGCGTTCGTCGGGTTCCTCCTCGTCTCGTCGCTCACGGTGGCACCGTTCGCCGTGTTCGTCGGCTCGTCGGTGTACGGCTGGTTCAGATATCAAGAGGAGACCGCGCTGATACTGACCCTGACCACGACGATCTCGACGCTCTTGATACTGGGTCTGATCATCGTGTTCATCTTCCTCGAGGCGATTCCCGTGGTTCAGTACGAGAGCGCCACCGTGTTCGGCGTGAGCGTCCCGGGACTTCGGCTGTTCATCGAGACGCGGTGGGACGCCGTCTCCGACCCCATCAGGTACTCGATGGCTCCGATGATCCACGGGACGGTGCTGGTGACAGTCATCGCGACGGCTGTCGCCGCCCCGCTCGGCGTCTCGGCGGCGCTGTTCCTCTCGGAGATCGCCCCGCCGGTAGTGAGAGAACTCGTCAAGCCGGGCGTCGAGATTCTCGCCGGTATCCCCTCGATCGTCTACGGCTTCATCGGCTTTACCGTCCTCAGCCCGTGGGCCTCCCAGCAGTTCGATCTCACCGGCCAGGGGACGTATCTGTTCGTGGGGATCGTCGTCGGACTGATGGCCCTCCCCACGGTCGTCTCGGTCGCCGAGGACGCCCTCTCTTCAGTGCCAGAATCGATGAAGAGCGGCTCGCTCGCGGTCGGGACGACCGACTGGCAGACCATGACCTCGATCACCATCCCTGCGGCCTTCTCGGGCGTCTCGGCGGCAGTCCTGCTCGGCGTGGGTCGGGCCATCGGGGAGACGATGGCCGCGACCGTGATGCTCCGCGGCGTTCCCAGACTCACCGAACCGCTCGTGAACGTCTTCTACGGACAGGAGACACTCACCTCGCTCATCGCCCGCAACTACGGCGAGGCGGACGGCCTGCAGATGGACGCGCTGTTCGTCGCGGGTGTCATCCTCTTCGTCACGGTGCTTTTCATCTCGATCGGTGCGCAGTACATCGAGTGGCGGATGCGGCGCAAGCTCGGAGGTGAGGTCTGA
- the pstB gene encoding phosphate ABC transporter ATP-binding protein PstB, producing MSDKETQTMAESTAGESADPTEEDMLVQTDVSESVEQARRPPAKTVIRAEGIDVYYNDVQALDGISMEIPENRVTAMIGPSGCGKSTFLRCVNRMNDLVDAARVEGNLYLRGKNVYDDDVDPVALRRRVGMVFQKPNPFPKSIYDNVAYGLEIQNKEGDYDAIVEESLKRAALWDEVKDKLDESGLDLSGGQQQRLCIARAIAPDPEVILMDEPASALDPIATSKIEDLIADLAEEYTVVIVTHNMQQAARISDKTAVFLTGGELVEFDDTQKIFENPESQRVEDYITGKFG from the coding sequence ATGAGCGACAAAGAGACACAGACGATGGCCGAATCGACAGCCGGTGAATCGGCGGACCCGACCGAAGAGGACATGCTCGTCCAGACGGACGTGAGCGAGAGCGTCGAACAGGCTCGACGCCCCCCGGCGAAGACCGTCATCCGCGCCGAGGGCATCGACGTCTACTACAACGACGTGCAGGCGCTCGACGGCATCTCGATGGAGATCCCCGAGAACCGCGTCACCGCGATGATCGGGCCGTCGGGGTGTGGGAAGTCGACGTTCCTCCGGTGTGTCAACCGGATGAACGACCTCGTCGACGCCGCGAGAGTGGAAGGAAACCTCTACCTGCGCGGGAAGAACGTCTACGACGACGACGTCGACCCCGTCGCCCTTCGGCGACGCGTCGGGATGGTCTTCCAGAAGCCGAACCCCTTCCCGAAGAGCATCTACGACAACGTCGCGTACGGCCTCGAGATTCAGAACAAGGAGGGCGACTACGACGCCATCGTCGAGGAGTCGCTCAAGCGGGCGGCGCTGTGGGACGAAGTCAAGGACAAACTCGACGAGTCCGGCCTCGACCTCTCGGGCGGCCAGCAACAGCGGCTCTGTATCGCCCGCGCGATCGCGCCGGACCCCGAGGTCATCCTGATGGACGAACCTGCGTCCGCGCTGGACCCCATCGCCACCTCGAAGATCGAAGACCTCATCGCGGACCTCGCCGAGGAGTACACGGTCGTCATCGTGACGCACAACATGCAGCAGGCCGCCCGCATCTCGGACAAGACCGCCGTCTTCCTCACCGGGGGCGAACTCGTCGAGTTCGACGACACCCAGAAGATCTTCGAGAACCCCGAAAGCCAGCGCGTCGAGGACTACATCACCGGCAAGTTCGGGTAG
- the phoU gene encoding phosphate signaling complex protein PhoU produces MPRDAYQDALETLRADVVAFGERVSDQLDDALRAIETDDDALATAVIEGDDAINERYLELEGDCIDLIALQQPVASDLRFVTASFKIITELERVGDLATNLSAYVHSVDSPHFPDVSLLDVGRLAREMVDEALDAYDGADPDRAAAVVERDDELDGLCERVAETVVLELVETTETFADDELADLLSEVNLLLLTLRDIERVGDHAVNIAARSFYMVTNRTTLLY; encoded by the coding sequence ATGCCTCGTGACGCGTACCAAGACGCTCTCGAGACGCTCCGTGCGGACGTCGTGGCGTTCGGCGAACGGGTGTCGGACCAACTCGACGACGCCCTCCGGGCCATCGAGACCGACGACGACGCCCTCGCCACGGCTGTCATCGAGGGAGACGACGCCATCAACGAGCGCTACCTGGAACTCGAAGGCGACTGTATCGACCTCATCGCCCTCCAGCAACCGGTCGCGAGCGACCTCCGATTCGTCACCGCCTCGTTCAAGATCATCACCGAACTCGAACGGGTCGGCGACCTCGCGACCAACCTCTCGGCGTACGTCCACTCGGTCGACTCGCCACACTTTCCCGACGTGAGCCTCCTCGACGTCGGCCGACTCGCTCGCGAGATGGTCGACGAGGCGCTCGACGCCTACGACGGCGCGGACCCCGACCGCGCGGCGGCCGTCGTCGAACGCGACGACGAACTCGACGGCCTCTGTGAACGGGTCGCCGAGACAGTCGTCCTCGAACTGGTCGAGACGACAGAGACCTTCGCGGACGACGAACTGGCCGACCTGCTCTCGGAGGTGAACCTCCTCTTGCTCACGCTTCGGGACATCGAACGCGTCGGCGACCACGCCGTCAACATCGCCGCCCGGTCGTTCTACATGGTGACGAACCGGACGACGCTGCTGTACTGA
- the pstA gene encoding phosphate ABC transporter permease PstA codes for MAGATRNELVERETTGADAVAAAAVGLSAILFALSLAALFERVTITDRIVGVPAVTLLGGLLALLGGAVITFGIGSRLEFVETQPSSSAGLIVAVVAGIAWFTVAGGFASQTLGLGTVGGLVGGVVVGAAAFGVTVVTREDVGSTVPIGLLCLLTGLVFVTGTVGPQWVWDLGWEQSASLTAEFVIPVATLFATLFAGWAAAKAYGGFGARGRRMGAYTLIYLNAISIVAFLFILVAFVVVQGVPGLLTGAEFGAGAGPETTLLGVTFTLPLSLPFVMNGVALLNDFQGVLPAIVGTFWLVIGAVLFAVPLGVGAAIFLTEYAERGRFTQAVEVATNGLWSTPSIVFGLFGFAFLIPRFGNQKSLLAGMLTLGFMLLPLVVITSREAMIAVPDEYRDASVALGVSRWQTIKSVVLPAALPGVVTGVILGVGRIAGETAPILLTMAGGTFVPGAQTVDVIGGFEFTSAPPFVANPELLQATSALPYQLFALITAGVGLGDSVADPEGFRWATALVLLVVVLSFYAIGIATRYYFRSKLQHE; via the coding sequence ATGGCGGGCGCGACGCGAAACGAACTGGTCGAGCGCGAAACCACCGGGGCGGACGCCGTCGCCGCAGCGGCCGTCGGTCTCTCGGCGATCCTGTTCGCGCTCTCGCTGGCGGCGCTGTTCGAGCGGGTCACTATCACCGACCGGATCGTCGGCGTCCCGGCCGTGACGCTCCTCGGCGGGCTCCTCGCCCTGCTCGGCGGGGCGGTCATCACGTTCGGCATCGGCTCACGGCTGGAGTTCGTTGAAACACAACCCAGTTCGAGCGCTGGACTCATCGTGGCCGTCGTCGCCGGCATCGCGTGGTTCACCGTCGCCGGCGGCTTCGCCTCCCAGACCCTCGGACTGGGAACCGTCGGTGGCTTAGTCGGTGGCGTCGTCGTTGGTGCCGCAGCGTTCGGGGTCACGGTCGTCACCCGGGAAGACGTGGGTTCGACGGTGCCGATCGGACTGCTCTGTCTCCTGACCGGGCTCGTGTTCGTGACCGGCACCGTCGGCCCACAGTGGGTGTGGGACCTCGGCTGGGAGCAGTCTGCGTCGCTCACCGCCGAGTTCGTCATCCCGGTCGCGACGCTGTTCGCCACCCTGTTCGCTGGCTGGGCGGCCGCGAAGGCGTACGGCGGGTTCGGAGCACGTGGCCGTCGTATGGGCGCGTACACGCTCATCTACCTGAACGCCATCTCGATCGTCGCGTTCCTGTTCATCCTCGTGGCGTTCGTCGTGGTCCAGGGAGTTCCCGGGCTCTTGACCGGTGCCGAGTTCGGTGCCGGCGCTGGCCCGGAGACGACACTCCTCGGCGTCACGTTCACGCTGCCGCTGTCCCTCCCGTTCGTGATGAACGGTGTGGCGCTGTTGAACGACTTCCAGGGCGTTCTCCCCGCCATCGTCGGGACCTTCTGGCTGGTCATCGGCGCGGTGCTGTTCGCCGTCCCGCTCGGTGTTGGCGCCGCGATCTTCCTCACCGAGTACGCCGAACGCGGACGGTTCACCCAGGCCGTCGAGGTCGCGACCAACGGACTGTGGTCCACCCCCAGCATCGTCTTCGGGCTGTTCGGCTTCGCGTTCCTCATTCCGCGGTTCGGGAATCAGAAGTCGCTGCTCGCGGGGATGCTCACGCTCGGATTCATGCTCCTCCCGCTGGTGGTCATCACGTCTCGTGAGGCGATGATCGCGGTGCCCGACGAGTACCGTGATGCGAGCGTGGCACTCGGCGTCAGTCGGTGGCAGACGATCAAGAGCGTGGTCCTGCCGGCGGCACTGCCGGGTGTGGTCACCGGCGTCATCCTCGGCGTCGGTCGCATCGCCGGCGAGACGGCACCGATTCTGCTGACGATGGCGGGCGGGACGTTCGTCCCTGGCGCGCAGACAGTCGACGTGATCGGTGGCTTCGAGTTCACGTCGGCACCGCCGTTCGTGGCCAACCCCGAACTCCTGCAGGCGACGTCGGCGCTGCCCTACCAGCTCTTCGCACTCATCACGGCGGGCGTGGGGCTGGGCGACAGCGTCGCTGACCCCGAGGGGTTCCGGTGGGCGACGGCGCTCGTCCTTCTCGTCGTCGTCCTCTCGTTCTACGCCATCGGCATCGCGACCCGGTACTACTTCCGGAGCAAACTTCAGCACGAGTAA